ATGGCTACCCCTGACTCAAATTCGGCAACACGGGCTTGTAACGCTGCGACTTCACTGCCAGATTGGCGTAATCTTTCGAGCTCACTCACAGTCGCCTGCAATTGCTTGCGTAACCGGATCTCACTACGCGCCTGCTGCTGTTGCTGATGCTTTATAGTAGATCGAATTTCAGTATTTTCTTTCTCCAGTCTGGCCAGTCGACGCATATCGGCTGCCCGATCGGAATCTAGCTGATGAGACAGCATGTACGCATTTGCATGGACAATTTCTCGTATCTCACGATTTGCTGCTTTATGAGTCAACACTGCCCACAGGGCTCCCGCTACTCCGCCACTAATGCAATATTTTTTCCATAGCGCCAATACATCCGTATCATTCCTGGCGAGCTCAAAATAAGTAATATAAATCTGATGTTTCTTATCCAGAAATCTATGGATTGCTTCGGATATTTCATTGCACGTATTAACATGGCCCACGGCCTCGACATGCATCGCGCATTTATCATCTAGCGATGCCCTGAAATTAAACAAACGAGCCAATCTTGTTAAATCACTGACAGATAAACAAGTCCCGATAACGGAACAGTGATACATTTCGTCAAGCTCCCAAAGCCTGGCACGCTTTTTTATAGATGGAGAAAGCGTTGTTGGCAAAAAGCCATTCACTATCATCGAATCTTCTTGTGAAAATGCCTTCGATATCGGTTTTCTTAATAGAACAGACGTATTCATAATGTCACCTTTATTCATTTATTCCTGCGAGCAAATAGATTTATTCTTGATAGTTATGTAATATTGAAGCCCACTTATAGTTGTTAAACACAGACTATCAGGACGCTCAAGTCTGTTTGATTTATCAGCCTATCCTGTCTATCAATCGATTCATTGAACCTTTTATCACCAAGCGATTGATCATTAATCTTCCTATTCATGACGATCAATCCGGTTTATGATTTAATATAAAATAATTGGAAGTAAGCGTGAGTCAGCCTGTCAATTTCAGGATGATTGTACTGCTCATTAACAGGACACTCGCATTCAAGGGATCTATTCTGATAGTATGCGGCTGGATTAATTTATCTTGCACGAGATAAGCGGGAATATATATCTAATATCATTCGATGCCTGAGATTGAATACCAGCGGGCGCAAGGCCAACCTGAAGCCAGGTCTTTCTCAATTCACAATAGCGGACTTGCTTATTTCTGTGTACAAAAACACGCCCATAAAGTGAACGAAAAAGGATGATTCACGATTTTATTACAAGCTCTCTTTTTCTTTCATATGTGTCTCTTTAATCGTTGCATTAAACTGACCATTCCAAAACGGCGCTTGTTCTAAGCTTGTCATGGCACTATCCAGATACAACATGGATGTGCTCATTACGCACGGTTGTTATGATGATCAAGCTTTTTATGTTAATCACTTTCCCGGTATTGGAAAATGAAAACCAAAACAAGCGGGACAAAATACATGCATTGTATTCCTGGGATATTGCTTCACCCATTCAGGTAGCCAATCCCAATACGCTACTTCTCGAATATTGCTTATTCTTCGACAATAGGCGCATCGACTCAGATTATTCTGATTAATATAGAGCGATCTGTTAGCCGCACTGACAGATCCCGACTTTGTATTATGACTTCGTTCTATGACAAGAAAATGAATAAACAGCAAATCTTCTCGTTGTCCTGATGGATAGACGATCTGATGACAATCTCGATAAAAAATGTCACGCAAACGTTCAACTGCATAAACGCCGATGCATCCATCGAATTTGCTTTCATAAAGCGCCTTTATATCCTCCAGCATACAATCCAGAATGAATCCCCCTAAATTCCACTCAGTAGATATCTCAGGCACCTCTCCATTCTTCGTCGTGAGTTGACACCACTCCGACCACTCCGAATCCAGATAAGTCAGAATAAAATCCTCCCACACGCCATAACGAGTCTCAAAACGTCCTTCCAGATCATCAAAATCGTAACGGTAAAACGGACTTTGGAATTTCCGGTTTATGCTTGCCACATTATTCAATCCCTTAAACGAGTACCCAATGATATGCTCAGTCTGTGATACAGTTAGCTTATAGAACAAGCTGACCAATGAGATTCATATTAGAATACAAGCCATCATGGGTAAATAAGCAGATAACTTATTATCCGCTAAGCAAAATCATTAGATTTTTTTTCAAGAAACAGATTAGCCGAACATCATCGATTCGGAATATCAGCGAACTGGCATTCAAAACGAGCTCACAGAATTGCATGCTTGTTCTCTATCATTTGCCAGTACAGATGATCTGAAAACAGGCCATTGTTTCAACACCAAAATCATAAAAAACTAACGCATCAGCCCAATACCTGAAGGATGATTGGACCCATGTATCTGAGGTGACAGTTCAAACAACCTTGTACCAGCAGACGATCAGCGTCACCCTGTGGCGGAACACCCATGTCGCTATAAACGGTACTCGGATGGAAAACAACTAGATAGCATTGCTGACAAAGCCAGGGCATCCATAATTTCAATAGTCTCGGCTGCACAGTACCATGCGACATATGGCAATGACTGCAATCCTCACGCGCAGGCGCAATGATTCCAAAAAATTGTCTGGATTTATCTGTTGGCGATGCGTGATAAGACGTAGAAGCAAAATATCAACAGAATGCCCTCATCCGATAGTTTCATTACAGCAACTAACAGGTAGTAGCAATAGCGCTATTCTACGTCCATCAAACGCTTTCTGAGCATATTTAACCTATCGGCAACAGGCGACAAAAGGAATCTGTCTGATTCAACAGGCCCAACGAGTTTATCTTATCCAGGTCATCATTTCGGTTCATTTTTATACTGCTCCGATGGATGACAGGCATGACGATAGTCAAGCAAAGTCGCCTGTGCATGGCCCAATACACTGTCATTCGCATAGTTTCCCGATATGTCCATCACACCAGCTGGACAACCCGTCAGCAATTCAATCCCTTCAAGCACGTGCCGGGCAGTGTAAATATGAAATAAACCTTTAGCCACCGCTGCCAGAATTTTATGATCCAGCATTAGATTCCGCCGGTTACTATATGGAATCAAAACGCCCTGGTTCCCATCCAGCCCGGCTGTCTCACAAGTACGAAAGTAACCCGTTATCTTTTCATTAACCCCGCCCACCGGTAATATTTCACCATGCTGATTCATTGCACCCGTTACGGCGATGCCCTGCTTGAGCGGCAGCCCTGATAAGGATGAGAGCAGGACAAAAAACTCCGCACAAGATGCAGAATCTCCTTCTATCCCATGATATTCCTGCTCAAATACAATAGCCGCATTAAATGAGAGTGGTGTATGCTGGGCGAATAAAGCGGCCAGGTAATTCTGCAGAATGAATACCCCCTTATCATGGATTGGTCCAGACATTTCCACTTCGCGTTCAATATTGAGCAAACCATCTTCGCCCGCGTAGGTCCGTGCCGTAACCCGCACTGGCAAACCAAAACGATAATCCCCGAGATCTATCTGAGTCAACGCATTCAAGTGCCCTATCGCTTCACCCTCTACACTAATCAGTACATCTCCAGCAGCAATAGATTCCTGCATACATTGTTCGGGATAGTCATGACGCAAAACACGCGCTTCGAATGCCGCCTCGATATCGGACACCTCAACCAAACAGCCTCTGCGCATGCGGCAAAATTCCGCACTCTCCATGATCAATGCTTCGGTATGGGCAAAAATTGCACTCTGGCGGGCTTGATCACTCGTTTCGCGATGCGAGTGCTCCAGCAGGCGTGCGACCGCAGCTACAGAAAAATGGGGCAATCCTAGCTTTTCACAGGCATGGGCAATAAAAACAGATGAGGCGCGACGCGTTTCATTAGTGGCTGCAAAACTTTCAGCAAAATCTACCTTAATCCGAAAACGGCGGGCAAGCTCCGGATCTTCTTCCTGTAATGTATAATATTGTTCACGTGAACCAATCAGGACGATTTTAATATGAAGATCCACTGCCTCCGGTTCAAGTGAAACAGTCGGTATCGGCGTCATGATCGTATTCGGCTCCTCAATCTGTAGTCTGCCACTGCGCAAAAAACGGCGCAATTTTTCCCATACAAAACCATCCGCCAGCAAATCATGTAGATACAACATGAGAAAACCACCATGGGCCCTGAGCAAGCTGCCTGCACGAATACGCGTAAAATCAGTTACCAATACATCATTTACGGATTGATACTCAATGTTACCAAATAACGAACGAAATAATGGGTTATCGTCAACGATTACTGGTGCGCCACTCAGAGCGCTATTATCTACCACCAGATTAACCTGATAATGTGATATTGTCTGGGCCAATTCCGCTTGTCCGTTATCATTATTTGTGCTGTCAATCTTAAATCGTTCCAGATTATCGAGTATGTTCTGTCCTACCCGATTCAGGTAAGTGTCAAGCCGGGTAGCATCGTTAAAGTGTTGTTCAAGCCCCCTACGAACTTTTTCTCGTGCACAATCCAGTAACGGTTTAACTATTTTACGCTGCAAGATTACCAAGGCCTCATTCATAGCGGATTCTAACGGCCGAATTTTCTCAAAATAACGAGCCAGTTCTGTACGTAACTCCTGTTCAGCCTGCTCAATTTCGGCACGACGTTCCTTTGACAGAGCGAGTATCTCACTTTCCACCAAAGCCTGGCCTTTCTTGTCCAACAGCATAAAGGCCAGGCGCCCCGCTTCTCGGCGAATAGCAAAATTGCGTGCTTCAGCAGAAGCGCACAATTCTGCATAGGCCTTCGTCTCTGCTTCTTTATAAACTTTTTCAATGCGTTCACTCTCAGCCTTAAAATCCACCTCATCCAAGCGCTGCGGTATTTGCGACTGCAAGGATTTAATCATGCACTCCAAACCTTGACGCAATAAACGTCCCTGCCCGGCAGGTAAATATAAAGCCTGCGGTTTTTCTGGCGCATCAAAATTATGCAGATAGCATAAATCAGGCGGTATCGCTTTATTTGTAGCCGCGGTGGCCATTGCCTGTCGCAACAATGAAGATCGACCGCTACCCACTTCCCCCAATACGAATAAATTATAACCGGGCTGATTCATTTCCAGACCGAAACGAGTGGCTGTTTCAGCCCGTTCCTGTCCGATCCAGGATAAAGGATATTGCACTAATTCCGAAGTATCAGAGAATTCAAGTAAGTCCGGATCAATCGTAAAACGCAGGTCAGCAGAAGCCAAATGTAAGGCGGGCATTTTAGTTCATAGCAGTATAAACCCGCATTGTAACCGCTAATTTCATAGCATTACGGTATTACACTGCCTTTTTCTACCCCTATAAAAACAAACCAGTTGCCTTAATCGAAAATTTAATGGGGAAATATAGGGCTGGGAATACGAAATCATATCACCACAAGACAGCTATTCAGAGAGTGATGCCTTTCATCTGAGTGACTCTGAAGCATGATGTAGCATTTTTGGCATCTCTCACGACATCATGGTAGAGTATCTAATCATGTGTTATTTCGCAGCAATAACCATTGATTGGCAGCCTCCTGACAGGATTTCCTGTTTGAGTCATTTATGATCATAGATAGGAGAAATAGAGTCGTTCAGCCTGAAAAAATTAATTAATTTTCTGATGGAGCTGGCTTTATGAAGAAAATAGAATTAAAACGCATCTATGAAATGCCATCGGACAGTGATGGCTACAGAATCCTGGTAGATCGCCTTTGGCCTCGAGGGGTAAAAAAGGAGGAGGCCCGATTAAACGAATGGAACAAAGATATTGCCCCTTCACCAGAGCTCAGAAAATGGTTTGGCCATAAGTCAGATCGATTTGAAGAATTCGCCAGGCATTACCGCATGGAGCTGTCAAATAAGGCCGCCGAATTAGAAAAGATCTTAGCTATTTCGCAAACACAAAATGTCATGCTGGTTTATGCTGCAAAAGATCCAAAAATCAACCATGCCAAAATATTGCTCAATACATTATTAGAACTACATAACCATAAAAAATAAAATTTAAACAAAATGCTTTTATCCTCATGGCTAATGAAACAAACAGTTCATTAGTTTGCCTCATAAGAATATATGAAATGAACAATATGGTGCTCAATCATGAAACTTGAAACAATTGCATTGCATGCCGGGTATAAAGGTGATCCTGCGACCAATGCCGCAACCACACCTATCTACCAAACCACATCCTATACCTTTAATAATACTCAGCACGGCGCAGATCTATTCGATCTTAAGGTTGCGGGTAATATTTATACCCGAATTATGAATCCCACTACGGCTGTATTGGAAGCGCGTGTAGCTGCAATGGAAGGAGGCATTGGCGCATTAGCCTTGGCATCAGGCATGGCAGCTATTACCTATGCGATACAAGCAATCGCAATCACCGGAGATAATATTATTAGCACCAGCCAGTTATATGGCGGCACTTATAATTTTTTTGCGCATACCCTGCCCAATCAGGGGATTGAAACCCGCTTTGCTTCCTGTGACGATTATGCAGGCCTGGAAGCGCTGATTGATGATAAAACAAAACTGCTATTTTGTGAGTCAATCGGCAATCCGGCGGGGCATGTAGTCGATATCGAAAAACTTGCGGATATTGCTCACAGAAATGGTATCCCATTGATTGTAGATAATACCGTTGCCACTCCGTATCTTTGCCGTGTCTTTGATTATGGCGCGGATATTTCCGTACATTCTTTAACCAAATACATCGGTGGGCACGGTACTTCTATTGGCGGCATTATTATCGATTCAGGAAAATTTGACTGGATCACAAATAAGGATCGTTATCCGATGCTGAACAAACCAGACCCATCCTATCACGGCGTGGTTTATACAGAGGCATTGGGTGAAGCGGCTTATATTGGTCGTTGTCGTGTCGTACCCTTGCGCAATACAGGTGCAGCCTTGTCACCAATGAATGCCTTTTTAATTATGCAGGGATTAGAAACACTAGGTTTGCGCATGGATCGCCACTGCGATAATGCATTACAAGTGGCTAAATATCTAAAAAAACACGAACAAGTCCGCTGGGTTAAATACGCCGGTCTACCAGACAGCGAGTATTATCATTTATGCCATAAAATACTGGGAGGGAGAGCCTCTGGTATATTGAGTTTCGGCATAAAAGGGGGTATCGATGCAGGCACAAAATTCATTGATGCTTTACAGATGATTTTACGACTGGTCAATATTGGCGACGCAAAATCGCTAGCCTGCCACCCTGCGTCTACAACACACCGGCAGTTAAATCCTGAAGAGCTCGCTTCTGCCAGTGTCAGTGAAGATATGATACGCCTATCGATCGGTATAGAACATATAGATGATATTATCGCCGACATTGAACAAGCACTGTCTGCGGCAAATTGACTTGCTCCCCTCCGTAAACGAAGGGGATTCCCAATTCAACGAATCCAACCCGGGCGCACCTAAATGCAAACAGGACTTACAGATTCTCCAAGGGCTGACACCGCTAACCGCTAGTCCAGCGGCCAAAACATTACGCGCTGCGTTGATGTCTCGATCATGGATTAATTCGCATTCCGGGCAAATCCATTCGCGTACATTCAAAGGCATCTTGTTTACGGTATGCCCACATCCCGAGCAGCGTTTGCTGCTTGGATACCATCGGTCAATACCCGCAAGCTCTCGCCCGTAGAAAGAATAGCGAAGTGCGTTAATCCTAAGTCAATGCCGACTTTGCCGCTAACCTTTGGCTTTAGCGCACCAGTGTCGTCGCAAAGCATGGAAACGTGGCATCGACCCGCTGAGTCTTTAGAGACCGTTGCAGTGGTTAGTTTTGCTGCCTTAGGAAGGGTGCGCGACCATCTGATATTCAGTGGATCTTTCATCTTTGCCAGCTTTAGAGACTTGCCGTCCCACTTGAAAGCGCTGGACGTGTACTCAGCCGATTGCTTCTCATGCTTGCGCTTGAATGACGGGTATTGGGTTCGTTTGGAAAAGAAGTTACCGAATGCCGTTTGCAGGTGGCGGAGAGATTGCTGCACAGGAACACTAGAAACTTTGTTCAGCCATTCAAATTCAGGCCTCTTTTTTAACTCAGTCAACAAAAAAGAGGTAGCATAATATCCGATTCTTTTTTTCTCGGTATACCAGGCATCAGAGCGAATGCGCAACATGCGATTATAGACAAATCTGGCGCACCCGAATGTTTGAACCAGAATAGTTTCTTGCTCAAAAGTTGGGTAAAACCTGAATTTGTATGCGCGCTTAATTTCCATTCACACACTTTAACAGAAATAGGTGGAAACACAGGCTTTAGCATCAGCGAAGCTGATTCCCTATCCATCCTCAGTCTTAAGGCTGAGGTTTCCGGGAGTTGAGATGATAAATCCCGTCACCATTGCCTGAATAAACGTAATCTGCATTCATCCACTAAAACTTGTTTCTGGAATAATGATCAGAGCTATTTTTTAGATTAGTGTGGCATACCAGGAATGATCGCTTGTTTCAACTGAGCCAGCTCTGGTTCATTTAACGTTTCGGCCTTCAGTAAGGCTTCCGCAGTCTGATCAAGCAATGCCCGATTATTCTGTAATATTATTATCGCCCGTTCAAGCGCCTGATCAACTAGTGTACGTACCGCATTGTCCACTTCCTTGGCCGTTTCTTCGCTATAATCACGATCCTGTGGCATGGGCATGTTTGGTTGCATGAAAGTAGAATGCTCTCGATCATAAGCTACATTCCCTAACGCTTTGCTCATACCATAACGCAACACCATCGCACGTGCAATATTTGTTGCGCGCACCAGATCATCAGAAGCACCTGTCGACACTTCGCCAAATACCACTTGCTCAGCTGCCCGTCCACCTAGCAATACAGCCATTTTATACTCCAGCTCTGTTCGGGTCATCAAAAAACGATCCTCAATCGGCCGCTGAATAGTATAGCCAAGCGCACCTACGCCCCGTGGAATAATGGAAACCTTATGCACTTCGTCAGTTCCGGGCAACGCCAATGCCACCATCGTATGCCCCAATTCATGGAACGCAACAACTCGACGCTCATTCGGATTGAGTAAACGATTCCGTTTTTCAAGGCCGGCAACAATACGTTCTATTGCATTATTGAAATCTTCCATGGTAACGGATTCCGCCTGACGGCGTGTAGCCAGCAACGCAGCTTCGTTGATAAGGTTAGCCAAATCAGCGCCGGTGAAACCAGGTGTCAGAGCAGCAATTTGTTCCGTTTTTACATCCGTATTCAATCTCACTTTTTTTACATGTACTGCCAATATCTGTTCACGACCAATCTTGTCTGGTCTATCTACCAGTATTTGGCGATCGAATCGTCCTGCACGAAGCAAGGCCGGATCAAGAATCTCCGGTCGATTCGTTGCAGCAAGCAGCACAATCCCACTCCTAGGATCAAAACCATCTAGCTCAGCCAATAATTGATTCAAGGTTTGTTCTTTTTCGTCATGCCCACCCAACCCATAGGCACCACGAGCACGTCCCAGTGAATCCAACTCATCGATAAATATAATCGCAGGCGCCAATTTCTGCGCCTGTTCAAAGAGATCGCGCACTCTTGCAGCACCTACCCCAACGAACATCTCAACAAATTCTGATCCCGATATTGAAAAAAAAGGAACGCTCGCCTCCCCAGCGACGGCACGGGCCAATAATGTCTTTCCCGTACCAGGCGGACCAACCAACAAAATACCTTTCGGAGCACGACCACCGAGACGGCCATAATCCACTGGGTTTTTCAAAAAATTGATCACCTCGATTAATTCTTCTTTCGCTTCATCGACGCCGGCAACGTCAACGAATGTAACCTTGGTTTCTTTCTCTACAAATACTTTTGCATTGCTCTTACCAATAGACATTAATCCACTGCCCATACCACCACTCATACGGCGAATGATAAATAACCAAATACCGATAAAAATTGCCATCGGCAAAATCCAGGAAAGTAGATCACGTATCCAGGTACTCTTCACGACACCTGTATAAACAACATGGTGCTTATCAAACTCTTCAGCCAGTTCAGGTTCGACCCGCGTCGTCACAAAATCCTTTAATCCATCCGAACCCATTTCCCTGAGTGTTCCATAAATATGATTTTCAGTAATAGCAATCTCATCAATTTTGCCCTGTTCCAGCAGGACCTGGAACCGGCTATAAGGAATAGGCTCAACCTTAGTGTATTGTATATAAAGATTTTGCAGAAACAACATGCCCAGTACAGCAGCCATGACATACCAGAAATTTATATGTGCTTTATCATCCATACATAACCTCTACGTTTAGATTGACATCCTCCCCCGCTTAAAGACAAGGGATTCCTGCTGCCTCTATCCCAGAATGGGGTAGATGACTTCGGTGAGTTCCTGTTGCTACGACATTACTGCATCATTCACTTGGCAGGCGAGCTGGCTACGCCCAACCGGATGATTTCCAAAAAGAACTATTCGTGTATCCGCAAGAAGCTATCGGGCGGCGCATTATGGCGCCATCTTATTCCTCGGCCTCTTGTGGTGATGCGCCAATTGCCATCATTCGTCAGTACATCGAACAACAAACGCCAGATTGACCGACAATAAGGACGCCTGCGGCATCCGCACTATTCATCTTCCCCCTGAACGGAGTGAATTCCCGCTCAGTCTGTTAAATCAAAATCCTGGTGATCTTTCCCTTGAAAATATACTCGCCCCATGAATAAATGAGCGCTCTATTGTACTCAAGCTGCGATACCTGAGTCGTCACGGCGGGTTCTTGCTGCTAACGGTATTACTTACACCGTTCATGAGGAATAAAGCGTTGAATGACTATATATCCTCCTCATCTGAGTTGTTAACTAGAATAAGATAAGACATTTTTATTGCCGTGTAGGATTTAAAAAGCAGCGAGCTATAGTAACCAGATACAAATTAGAATGACTGGTTATTATATAACATCTCATTACATCTGCTTTTCCAGATACTCAATCGTCAAACCCTTCACACGTGGAATACCAATACTTAAGTGTAGTGGGTAGGTTTCAACCCTTCCCGTACGAATGTATCCTCTGCGTTCATAAAAAGCAATCAGTTCTGGTCGTTGTGATACAACAAACATGATACATCTATTACGACCCAATTTAGTTAATGCATAGTCTTCTGCTTGCTGCAAAACACTTTTACCTATTCCTTTTCCTTGCAGATCTGGATGAACTGAGAATAAGCCGATATATGCTCTGTCTTTTTCTTTTTCGACGCAGATACATGCAATCACACACCTATTCTGCTTGACGACAAATAAGTACGCATCAG
This genomic window from Nitrosomonas cryotolerans ATCC 49181 contains:
- a CDS encoding cytochrome c3 family protein, producing MIAPAREDCSHCHMSHGTVQPRLLKLWMPWLCQQCYLVVFHPSTVYSDMGVPPQGDADRLLVQGCLNCHLRYMGPIILQVLG
- a CDS encoding Lon protease family protein yields the protein MPALHLASADLRFTIDPDLLEFSDTSELVQYPLSWIGQERAETATRFGLEMNQPGYNLFVLGEVGSGRSSLLRQAMATAATNKAIPPDLCYLHNFDAPEKPQALYLPAGQGRLLRQGLECMIKSLQSQIPQRLDEVDFKAESERIEKVYKEAETKAYAELCASAEARNFAIRREAGRLAFMLLDKKGQALVESEILALSKERRAEIEQAEQELRTELARYFEKIRPLESAMNEALVILQRKIVKPLLDCAREKVRRGLEQHFNDATRLDTYLNRVGQNILDNLERFKIDSTNNDNGQAELAQTISHYQVNLVVDNSALSGAPVIVDDNPLFRSLFGNIEYQSVNDVLVTDFTRIRAGSLLRAHGGFLMLYLHDLLADGFVWEKLRRFLRSGRLQIEEPNTIMTPIPTVSLEPEAVDLHIKIVLIGSREQYYTLQEEDPELARRFRIKVDFAESFAATNETRRASSVFIAHACEKLGLPHFSVAAVARLLEHSHRETSDQARQSAIFAHTEALIMESAEFCRMRRGCLVEVSDIEAAFEARVLRHDYPEQCMQESIAAGDVLISVEGEAIGHLNALTQIDLGDYRFGLPVRVTARTYAGEDGLLNIEREVEMSGPIHDKGVFILQNYLAALFAQHTPLSFNAAIVFEQEYHGIEGDSASCAEFFVLLSSLSGLPLKQGIAVTGAMNQHGEILPVGGVNEKITGYFRTCETAGLDGNQGVLIPYSNRRNLMLDHKILAAVAKGLFHIYTARHVLEGIELLTGCPAGVMDISGNYANDSVLGHAQATLLDYRHACHPSEQYKNEPK
- a CDS encoding DUF488 domain-containing protein, whose amino-acid sequence is MKKIELKRIYEMPSDSDGYRILVDRLWPRGVKKEEARLNEWNKDIAPSPELRKWFGHKSDRFEEFARHYRMELSNKAAELEKILAISQTQNVMLVYAAKDPKINHAKILLNTLLELHNHKK
- a CDS encoding O-acetylhomoserine aminocarboxypropyltransferase/cysteine synthase family protein — protein: MKLETIALHAGYKGDPATNAATTPIYQTTSYTFNNTQHGADLFDLKVAGNIYTRIMNPTTAVLEARVAAMEGGIGALALASGMAAITYAIQAIAITGDNIISTSQLYGGTYNFFAHTLPNQGIETRFASCDDYAGLEALIDDKTKLLFCESIGNPAGHVVDIEKLADIAHRNGIPLIVDNTVATPYLCRVFDYGADISVHSLTKYIGGHGTSIGGIIIDSGKFDWITNKDRYPMLNKPDPSYHGVVYTEALGEAAYIGRCRVVPLRNTGAALSPMNAFLIMQGLETLGLRMDRHCDNALQVAKYLKKHEQVRWVKYAGLPDSEYYHLCHKILGGRASGILSFGIKGGIDAGTKFIDALQMILRLVNIGDAKSLACHPASTTHRQLNPEELASASVSEDMIRLSIGIEHIDDIIADIEQALSAAN
- a CDS encoding zinc ribbon domain-containing protein, giving the protein MNALRYSFYGRELAGIDRWYPSSKRCSGCGHTVNKMPLNVREWICPECELIHDRDINAARNVLAAGLAVSGVSPWRICKSCLHLGAPGLDSLNWESPSFTEGSKSICRRQCLFNVGDNIIYMFYTDR
- a CDS encoding RNA-guided endonuclease InsQ/TnpB family protein; translation: MEIKRAYKFRFYPTFEQETILVQTFGCARFVYNRMLRIRSDAWYTEKKRIGYYATSFLLTELKKRPEFEWLNKVSSVPVQQSLRHLQTAFGNFFSKRTQYPSFKRKHEKQSAEYTSSAFKWDGKSLKLAKMKDPLNIRWSRTLPKAAKLTTATVSKDSAGRCHVSMLCDDTGALKPKVSGKVGIDLGLTHFAILSTGESLRVLTDGIQAANAARDVGIP
- the ftsH gene encoding ATP-dependent zinc metalloprotease FtsH; protein product: MDDKAHINFWYVMAAVLGMLFLQNLYIQYTKVEPIPYSRFQVLLEQGKIDEIAITENHIYGTLREMGSDGLKDFVTTRVEPELAEEFDKHHVVYTGVVKSTWIRDLLSWILPMAIFIGIWLFIIRRMSGGMGSGLMSIGKSNAKVFVEKETKVTFVDVAGVDEAKEELIEVINFLKNPVDYGRLGGRAPKGILLVGPPGTGKTLLARAVAGEASVPFFSISGSEFVEMFVGVGAARVRDLFEQAQKLAPAIIFIDELDSLGRARGAYGLGGHDEKEQTLNQLLAELDGFDPRSGIVLLAATNRPEILDPALLRAGRFDRQILVDRPDKIGREQILAVHVKKVRLNTDVKTEQIAALTPGFTGADLANLINEAALLATRRQAESVTMEDFNNAIERIVAGLEKRNRLLNPNERRVVAFHELGHTMVALALPGTDEVHKVSIIPRGVGALGYTIQRPIEDRFLMTRTELEYKMAVLLGGRAAEQVVFGEVSTGASDDLVRATNIARAMVLRYGMSKALGNVAYDREHSTFMQPNMPMPQDRDYSEETAKEVDNAVRTLVDQALERAIIILQNNRALLDQTAEALLKAETLNEPELAQLKQAIIPGMPH
- a CDS encoding GNAT family N-acetyltransferase — translated: MARPDQAGDICDLINLSYRGEMGWTRETHIVQGNRTHLDEIVTAMDNPDAYLFVVKQNRCVIACICVEKEKDRAYIGLFSVHPDLQGKGIGKSVLQQAEDYALTKLGRNRCIMFVVSQRPELIAFYERRGYIRTGRVETYPLHLSIGIPRVKGLTIEYLEKQM